A DNA window from Hordeum vulgare subsp. vulgare chromosome 1H, MorexV3_pseudomolecules_assembly, whole genome shotgun sequence contains the following coding sequences:
- the LOC123447151 gene encoding transcription factor VOZ1-like, with product MAGDPTGGGGGGGGGSAAGKGPRSSTRHQQFRDRAKTRVDDLQEIFSGLQSARKESRSADAAVLEEQVHQMLREWRDELSVASPASSLQNSLGNNQGAADPPSETLRLLQLAIEEEDDATSKLAQPMQPSRQDDHHNLNPGLQVHGGNVDGGAQASQQSLGHGMQGDCGGEVTDVANALFSDQMYYIDHELSIDDFLHGSNPDGLNNLQGTGQPEHQQFNLQHSSNSYADANNSVQSTGDVFFHMSDLLTTVCPSPSQYLGPKCALWDCGRPVRGSEECQDYCNPYHAGLALNDDGLLGTRPVMRPRGIDLKDGPLFDALCAKVQGKNVGIPVCEGAATSKSPWNAPELFDLSLLEGESLREWLFFDRPRRAFESGNRKQRSLPDYNGRGWHESRKQVMKDFGGLKKSYYMDPQPSSTYEWHLFEYEINDSNTLALYRLEFKASDAKRSVKSKLGSSSLNEIQQQMVKLSANSPVDSKRGARSKTKASQKDTTVNTYPALKATNQAGASNAYETVPLNIPNQANASNAYQTVAPNIPNQDSTSNAYEDSSQVDPMSFLNDNVVYGPHLPYGYPDGKGDFYWNPTSGT from the exons ATGGCGGGCGATCccaccggcggcggcggaggcggcggcggtggctccgCGGCGGGCAAGGGTCCCCGCTCGTCGACGCGCCACCAGCAGTTCCGCGACCGCGCCAAGACCCGCGTGGACGACCTCCAGGAGATCTTCTCCGGCCTCCAGTCCGCCCGCAAGGAGAGCCGCTCCGCAGACGCCGCCGTCCTCGAGGAGCAGGTCCACCAGATGCTCCGAGAGTGGCGGGACGAGCTCAGCGTCGCCTCCCCCGCCTCCTCCCTCCAG AACTCGCTGGGGAACAACCAGGGTGCCGCGGATCCGCCGTCGGAGACGCTGCGGCTGCTGCAGCTGGCgattgaggaggaggacgacgccacCAGCAAGCTGGCGCAGCCGATGCAGCCCTCCCGGCAGGACGATCATCACAATCTCAACCCCGGACTGCAAGTACATGGGGGGAATGTAGATGGCGGCGCCCAAGCGTCGCAGCAGTCACTGGGTCATGGAATGCAGGGAGATTGTGGGGGAGAAGTGACTGATGTTGCTAATGCATTGTTCAGCGATCAG ATGTACTATATAGACCATGAACTCAGTATTGATGATTTTCTTCATGGGTCAAACCCAGATGGCCTCAATAACCTGCAAGGGACTGGTCAGCCGGAACATCAACAGTTCAATCTGCAACATTCTAGTAATTCATATGCTGATGCAAATAACTCTGTGCAAAGTACTGGAGATGTTTTTTTCCACATGTCAGACTTGCTCACAACAGTCTGCCCGTCACCTTCTCAATATTTGGGGCCAAAATGTGCACTCTGGGATTGTGGTCGACCTGTGCGAGGATCAGAAGAATGTCAAGACTACTGCAACCCGTATCATGCTGGTTTGGCTTTGAATGATGATGGTCTTCTAGGGACAAGGCCTGTGATGCGACCAAGGGGTATTGATTTGAAAGACGGGCCCCTATTTGATGCTCTTTGTGCAAAAGTCCAAGGAAAAAATGTTGGTATTCCTGTCTGTGAAGGGGCTGCAACGTCAAAATCACCTTGGAATGCACCTG AACTTTTTGATCTTTCTCTTCTTGAGGGTGAATCTCTTAGGGAATGGTTATTCTTTGACAGACCAAGAAGGGCATTTGAGAGTGGCAACCGCAAGCAAAGGTCATTGCCAGATTACAACGGCCGTGGATGGCATGAATCAAGGAAGCAAGTGATGAAGGACTTTGGGGGTCTGAAGAAATCGTATTACATGGACCCACAACCATCCAGCACCTATGAGTGGCACCTTTTTgaatatgagatcaatgattctaacACTCTGGCCTTGTACCGGCTTGAGTTCAAGGCTTCTGATGCTAAAAGGAGTGTTAAATCAAAACTGGGCAGCAGTTCACTCAACGAAATCCAGCAACAAATGGTCAAGCTTAGTGCAAACAGTCCGGTGGACAGCAAGCGGGGTGCTAGGAGCAAGACAAAGGCTAGTCAAAAGGACACCACTGTGAACACATATCCAGCTCTCAAGGCCACCAATCAAGCGGGTGCTTCAAATGCTTATGAAACAGTGCCCCTCAACATCCCCAACCAGGCCAATGCTTCCAATGCTTATCAAACAGTGGCTCCCAACATTCCCAATCAGGACAGCACCTCGAATGCCTATGAAGATTCATCACAGGTGGACCCAATGTCATTTCTTAATGACAACGTCGTCTATGGACCTCATCTTCCATATGGTTACCCCGACGGAAAAGGCGACTTCTACTGGAACCCCACTAGCGGCACCTGA